In a genomic window of Lathamus discolor isolate bLatDis1 chromosome 4, bLatDis1.hap1, whole genome shotgun sequence:
- the SETDB2 gene encoding histone-lysine N-methyltransferase SETDB2 isoform X1, translating to MGICISGDLKSFWTQLGGRRVDAIFEQVQNVLLLLKERIKNGTATNQECWQAWALVNEANVGDLLTSTNVSDVFDRDGIQETKPKLQPLLTDDNTAKSVEGSQSRKKEMEKTGSGCKEASSKIQDLPSNLQYQNHKCSSACLVNRAAGFYKGENPLKIPVLFHFQRRHAKADCLSKSLDVNYKAPCGRSLRSFEDVQNYLFETECNFLFVDYFSFNTYVLLGRNTVNPEPLVFDSDISRGAESVPVSFCNDIDCARLPYFKYRRASWPRGYCLNNLSSMFIDSCGCTDGCIDRTWVLLPMQPLEAISRSKCACLQLTARGCSKTSLSPSKTSYGYSYKRLEQPVPSGIYECSVLCRCDKMMCQNRVVQHGIQVRLQVFNTEKKGWGVRCLDDIDKGTFVCTYSGRLMSRAEVQVLGDAGQELKEKNTVNNRGHGFFSKKRKLDTDCSGSVIKLVQTGKNDIPEKQGSLSQIVDNENKSTLVHPRNLSIDTARRPGTRTVILHNHQQKKEIDIMVHSATSDEDNSSQIHQSSKTKLTSGSKTGKEKSTQQQKEAHPMEVGRTESADVDSAECKRKNVSLQGADCGKSGVLDDVCVVRPSKNVPLKADCKKENHRQSKDPFCEEAGGDRMLLKNADEGNIYVLDATKEGNVGRFLNHSCSPNLFAQCVFVETHNRSFPWVAFFTNRHVKAGTELTWDYSYEAGSMPEIEISCECGVQKCRKKTL from the exons ATGGGAATTTGCATTTCAGGTGATTTGAAGAGCTTTTGGACACAGTTGGGAGGTAGAAGAGTGGATGCCATATTTGAGCAGGTGcaaaatgtgctgcttttgcTAAAGGAAAGGATCAAGAATGGAACTGCCACAAACCAAG AATGCTGGCAAGCTTGGGCACTGGTGAATGAAGCTAATGTAGGTGATCTCTTAACCTCGACAAATG TAAGTGATGTGTTTGACAGAGATGGCATCCAGGAGACCAAACCCAAATTGCAGCCTCTTCTTACAGATGACAACACTGCAAAGTCTGTAGAAGGTTCTCAAAG CAGAAAGAAGGAGATGGAAAAAACAGGTTCGGGGTGTAAAGAAGCATCTAGTAAAATTCAAGATTTACCTTCAAACCTGCAGTATCAGAACCACAAGTGCTCTAGTGCATGTCTTGTCAACAGAGCAGCAGGCTTCTACAAGGGTGAAAATCCTCTTAAGATACCGGTCCTGTTTCACTTCCAAAGACGCCACGCAAAAGCAGACTGCCTTTCCAAATCACTGGATGTGAATTACAAAGCTCCATGCGGTCGGAGTCTGAGAAGCTTTGAAGATgtacaaaattatttgtttgAAACTGAGTGCAATTTCTTATTTGTTGATTATTTCTCCTTCAACACTTACGTACTGTTGGGCAGGAACACCGTAAATCCAGAGCCCCTTGTGTTTGATTCTGATATTAGCCGTGGAGCCGAGTCTGTGCCCGTTTCCTTCTGCAACGATATTGACTGTGCAAGATTACCTTATTTCAAATATCGGAGGGCATCGTGGCCACGTGGATATTGCCTCAACAACTTATCCAGCATGTTTATTGATTCGTGTGGCTGCACAGATGGCTGCATTGATAG AACTTGGGTGCTCCTACCCATGCAGCCCCTGGAGGCGATCAGCAG gTCAAAATGTGCATGCCTACAGCTAACTGCAAGAGGCTGTAGTAAAACTTCTTTATCTCCAAGTAAAACATCCTATGGATACAGTTACAAAAGACTAGAGCAACCTGTTCCTAGTGG AATTTATGAGTGTAGTGTGTTGTGCAGGTGTGACAAGATGATGTGTCAGAACAGAGTTGTACAGCATGGCATTCAAGTCAGGTTGCAAGTGTTCAACACGGAGAAGAAAGGCTGGGGCGTCCGCTGCCTAGATGATATCGACAAGGGGACTTTTGTCTGTACTTACTCAG gCAGATTAATGAGCAGAGCTGAAGTTCAAGTACTGGGGGATGCTGGTcaagagctgaaagaaaagaatactgTGAATAACAGAGGCCAtggctttttttccaaaaaaagaaaacttgacACTGATTGTTCAGGCTCTGTGATTAAACTAGTGCAGACTGGCAAAAATGACATTCCTGAGAAGCAAGGATCTTTGTCTCAGATTGTggataatgaaaataaatcaacCCT GGTTCATCCAAGGAATTTAAGCATTGACACTGCAAGAAGGCCTGGAACTAGAACAGTTATTCTTCATAATCACCAGCAAAAAAAG gaAATTGATATAATGGTGCATAGTGCCACCTCTGATGAAGATAATAGTTCTCAGATTCATCAgtcaagcaaaacaaaactaaccaGTGGatcaaagacaggaaaagaaa AATCCACTCAACAGCAGAAGGAAGCACATCCAATGGAAGTTGGACGGACTGAGTCTGCTGATGTGGACAGTGCagaatgcaaaagaaagaatgtGTCTCTGCAGGGTGCTGATTGTGGCAAGTCAGGTGTGCTGGATGACGTGTGTGTTGTGAGGCCATCCAAAAACGTACCACTAAAGGCTGActgcaaaaaggaaaatcacaggCAATCGAAAGACCCATTTTGTGAGGAGGCTGGTGGTGACAGGATGCTTCTGAAGAATGCTGATGAAGGAAATATTTATGTACTGGATGccacaaaagaaggaaatgtggGTCGTTTTCTTAAT CACAGCTGCTCCCCAAATCTATTTGCACAGTGCGTTTTCGTAGAAACTCACAACAGAAGCTTCCCATGGGTGGCGTTCTTCACAAACAG gCATGTGAAAGCCGGAACTGAACTCACGTGGGATTACAGTTATGAAGCTGGAAGCATGCCAGAGATAGAGATTTCCTGTGAATGTGGAGTTCAGaagtgcaggaaaaaaaccttatAG
- the SETDB2 gene encoding histone-lysine N-methyltransferase SETDB2 isoform X3, with protein sequence MGICISGDLKSFWTQLGGRRVDAIFEQVQNVLLLLKERIKNGTATNQECWQAWALVNEANVGDLLTSTNVSDVFDRDGIQETKPKLQPLLTDDNTAKSVEGSQSRKKEMEKTGSGCKEASSKIQDLPSNLQYQNHKCSSACLVNRAAGFYKGENPLKIPVLFHFQRRHAKADCLSKSLDVNYKAPCGRSLRSFEDVQNYLFETECNFLFVDYFSFNTYVLLGRNTVNPEPLVFDSDISRGAESVPVSFCNDIDCARLPYFKYRRASWPRGYCLNNLSSMFIDSCGCTDGCIDRTWVLLPMQPLEAISRSKCACLQLTARGCSKTSLSPSKTSYGYSYKRLEQPVPSGIYECSVLCRCDKMMCQNRVVQHGIQVRLQVFNTEKKGWGVRCLDDIDKGTFVCTYSGRLMSRAEVQVLGDAGQELKEKNTVNNRGHGFFSKKRKLDTDCSGSVIKLVQTGKNDIPEKQGSLSQIVDNENKSTLNLSIDTARRPGTRTVILHNHQQKKEIDIMVHSATSDEDNSSQIHQSSKTKLTSGSKTGKEKSTQQQKEAHPMEVGRTESADVDSAECKRKNVSLQGADCGKSGVLDDVCVVRPSKNVPLKADCKKENHRQSKDPFCEEAGGDRMLLKNADEGNIYVLDATKEGNVGRFLNHSCSPNLFAQCVFVETHNRSFPWVAFFTNRHVKAGTELTWDYSYEAGSMPEIEISCECGVQKCRKKTL encoded by the exons ATGGGAATTTGCATTTCAGGTGATTTGAAGAGCTTTTGGACACAGTTGGGAGGTAGAAGAGTGGATGCCATATTTGAGCAGGTGcaaaatgtgctgcttttgcTAAAGGAAAGGATCAAGAATGGAACTGCCACAAACCAAG AATGCTGGCAAGCTTGGGCACTGGTGAATGAAGCTAATGTAGGTGATCTCTTAACCTCGACAAATG TAAGTGATGTGTTTGACAGAGATGGCATCCAGGAGACCAAACCCAAATTGCAGCCTCTTCTTACAGATGACAACACTGCAAAGTCTGTAGAAGGTTCTCAAAG CAGAAAGAAGGAGATGGAAAAAACAGGTTCGGGGTGTAAAGAAGCATCTAGTAAAATTCAAGATTTACCTTCAAACCTGCAGTATCAGAACCACAAGTGCTCTAGTGCATGTCTTGTCAACAGAGCAGCAGGCTTCTACAAGGGTGAAAATCCTCTTAAGATACCGGTCCTGTTTCACTTCCAAAGACGCCACGCAAAAGCAGACTGCCTTTCCAAATCACTGGATGTGAATTACAAAGCTCCATGCGGTCGGAGTCTGAGAAGCTTTGAAGATgtacaaaattatttgtttgAAACTGAGTGCAATTTCTTATTTGTTGATTATTTCTCCTTCAACACTTACGTACTGTTGGGCAGGAACACCGTAAATCCAGAGCCCCTTGTGTTTGATTCTGATATTAGCCGTGGAGCCGAGTCTGTGCCCGTTTCCTTCTGCAACGATATTGACTGTGCAAGATTACCTTATTTCAAATATCGGAGGGCATCGTGGCCACGTGGATATTGCCTCAACAACTTATCCAGCATGTTTATTGATTCGTGTGGCTGCACAGATGGCTGCATTGATAG AACTTGGGTGCTCCTACCCATGCAGCCCCTGGAGGCGATCAGCAG gTCAAAATGTGCATGCCTACAGCTAACTGCAAGAGGCTGTAGTAAAACTTCTTTATCTCCAAGTAAAACATCCTATGGATACAGTTACAAAAGACTAGAGCAACCTGTTCCTAGTGG AATTTATGAGTGTAGTGTGTTGTGCAGGTGTGACAAGATGATGTGTCAGAACAGAGTTGTACAGCATGGCATTCAAGTCAGGTTGCAAGTGTTCAACACGGAGAAGAAAGGCTGGGGCGTCCGCTGCCTAGATGATATCGACAAGGGGACTTTTGTCTGTACTTACTCAG gCAGATTAATGAGCAGAGCTGAAGTTCAAGTACTGGGGGATGCTGGTcaagagctgaaagaaaagaatactgTGAATAACAGAGGCCAtggctttttttccaaaaaaagaaaacttgacACTGATTGTTCAGGCTCTGTGATTAAACTAGTGCAGACTGGCAAAAATGACATTCCTGAGAAGCAAGGATCTTTGTCTCAGATTGTggataatgaaaataaatcaacCCT GAATTTAAGCATTGACACTGCAAGAAGGCCTGGAACTAGAACAGTTATTCTTCATAATCACCAGCAAAAAAAG gaAATTGATATAATGGTGCATAGTGCCACCTCTGATGAAGATAATAGTTCTCAGATTCATCAgtcaagcaaaacaaaactaaccaGTGGatcaaagacaggaaaagaaa AATCCACTCAACAGCAGAAGGAAGCACATCCAATGGAAGTTGGACGGACTGAGTCTGCTGATGTGGACAGTGCagaatgcaaaagaaagaatgtGTCTCTGCAGGGTGCTGATTGTGGCAAGTCAGGTGTGCTGGATGACGTGTGTGTTGTGAGGCCATCCAAAAACGTACCACTAAAGGCTGActgcaaaaaggaaaatcacaggCAATCGAAAGACCCATTTTGTGAGGAGGCTGGTGGTGACAGGATGCTTCTGAAGAATGCTGATGAAGGAAATATTTATGTACTGGATGccacaaaagaaggaaatgtggGTCGTTTTCTTAAT CACAGCTGCTCCCCAAATCTATTTGCACAGTGCGTTTTCGTAGAAACTCACAACAGAAGCTTCCCATGGGTGGCGTTCTTCACAAACAG gCATGTGAAAGCCGGAACTGAACTCACGTGGGATTACAGTTATGAAGCTGGAAGCATGCCAGAGATAGAGATTTCCTGTGAATGTGGAGTTCAGaagtgcaggaaaaaaaccttatAG
- the SETDB2 gene encoding histone-lysine N-methyltransferase SETDB2 isoform X4, which yields MGICISGDLKSFWTQLGGRRVDAIFEQVQNVLLLLKERIKNGTATNQECWQAWALVNEANVGDLLTSTNVSDVFDRDGIQETKPKLQPLLTDDNTAKSVEGSQSRKKEMEKTGSGCKEASSKIQDLPSNLQYQNHKCSSACLVNRAAGFYKGENPLKIPVLFHFQRRHAKADCLSKSLDVNYKAPCGRSLRSFEDVQNYLFETECNFLFVDYFSFNTYVLLGRNTVNPEPLVFDSDISRGAESVPVSFCNDIDCARLPYFKYRRASWPRGYCLNNLSSMFIDSCGCTDGCIDRTWVLLPMQPLEAISRSKCACLQLTARGCSKTSLSPSKTSYGYSYKRLEQPVPSGCDKMMCQNRVVQHGIQVRLQVFNTEKKGWGVRCLDDIDKGTFVCTYSGRLMSRAEVQVLGDAGQELKEKNTVNNRGHGFFSKKRKLDTDCSGSVIKLVQTGKNDIPEKQGSLSQIVDNENKSTLVHPRNLSIDTARRPGTRTVILHNHQQKKEIDIMVHSATSDEDNSSQIHQSSKTKLTSGSKTGKEKSTQQQKEAHPMEVGRTESADVDSAECKRKNVSLQGADCGKSGVLDDVCVVRPSKNVPLKADCKKENHRQSKDPFCEEAGGDRMLLKNADEGNIYVLDATKEGNVGRFLNHSCSPNLFAQCVFVETHNRSFPWVAFFTNRHVKAGTELTWDYSYEAGSMPEIEISCECGVQKCRKKTL from the exons ATGGGAATTTGCATTTCAGGTGATTTGAAGAGCTTTTGGACACAGTTGGGAGGTAGAAGAGTGGATGCCATATTTGAGCAGGTGcaaaatgtgctgcttttgcTAAAGGAAAGGATCAAGAATGGAACTGCCACAAACCAAG AATGCTGGCAAGCTTGGGCACTGGTGAATGAAGCTAATGTAGGTGATCTCTTAACCTCGACAAATG TAAGTGATGTGTTTGACAGAGATGGCATCCAGGAGACCAAACCCAAATTGCAGCCTCTTCTTACAGATGACAACACTGCAAAGTCTGTAGAAGGTTCTCAAAG CAGAAAGAAGGAGATGGAAAAAACAGGTTCGGGGTGTAAAGAAGCATCTAGTAAAATTCAAGATTTACCTTCAAACCTGCAGTATCAGAACCACAAGTGCTCTAGTGCATGTCTTGTCAACAGAGCAGCAGGCTTCTACAAGGGTGAAAATCCTCTTAAGATACCGGTCCTGTTTCACTTCCAAAGACGCCACGCAAAAGCAGACTGCCTTTCCAAATCACTGGATGTGAATTACAAAGCTCCATGCGGTCGGAGTCTGAGAAGCTTTGAAGATgtacaaaattatttgtttgAAACTGAGTGCAATTTCTTATTTGTTGATTATTTCTCCTTCAACACTTACGTACTGTTGGGCAGGAACACCGTAAATCCAGAGCCCCTTGTGTTTGATTCTGATATTAGCCGTGGAGCCGAGTCTGTGCCCGTTTCCTTCTGCAACGATATTGACTGTGCAAGATTACCTTATTTCAAATATCGGAGGGCATCGTGGCCACGTGGATATTGCCTCAACAACTTATCCAGCATGTTTATTGATTCGTGTGGCTGCACAGATGGCTGCATTGATAG AACTTGGGTGCTCCTACCCATGCAGCCCCTGGAGGCGATCAGCAG gTCAAAATGTGCATGCCTACAGCTAACTGCAAGAGGCTGTAGTAAAACTTCTTTATCTCCAAGTAAAACATCCTATGGATACAGTTACAAAAGACTAGAGCAACCTGTTCCTAGTGG GTGTGACAAGATGATGTGTCAGAACAGAGTTGTACAGCATGGCATTCAAGTCAGGTTGCAAGTGTTCAACACGGAGAAGAAAGGCTGGGGCGTCCGCTGCCTAGATGATATCGACAAGGGGACTTTTGTCTGTACTTACTCAG gCAGATTAATGAGCAGAGCTGAAGTTCAAGTACTGGGGGATGCTGGTcaagagctgaaagaaaagaatactgTGAATAACAGAGGCCAtggctttttttccaaaaaaagaaaacttgacACTGATTGTTCAGGCTCTGTGATTAAACTAGTGCAGACTGGCAAAAATGACATTCCTGAGAAGCAAGGATCTTTGTCTCAGATTGTggataatgaaaataaatcaacCCT GGTTCATCCAAGGAATTTAAGCATTGACACTGCAAGAAGGCCTGGAACTAGAACAGTTATTCTTCATAATCACCAGCAAAAAAAG gaAATTGATATAATGGTGCATAGTGCCACCTCTGATGAAGATAATAGTTCTCAGATTCATCAgtcaagcaaaacaaaactaaccaGTGGatcaaagacaggaaaagaaa AATCCACTCAACAGCAGAAGGAAGCACATCCAATGGAAGTTGGACGGACTGAGTCTGCTGATGTGGACAGTGCagaatgcaaaagaaagaatgtGTCTCTGCAGGGTGCTGATTGTGGCAAGTCAGGTGTGCTGGATGACGTGTGTGTTGTGAGGCCATCCAAAAACGTACCACTAAAGGCTGActgcaaaaaggaaaatcacaggCAATCGAAAGACCCATTTTGTGAGGAGGCTGGTGGTGACAGGATGCTTCTGAAGAATGCTGATGAAGGAAATATTTATGTACTGGATGccacaaaagaaggaaatgtggGTCGTTTTCTTAAT CACAGCTGCTCCCCAAATCTATTTGCACAGTGCGTTTTCGTAGAAACTCACAACAGAAGCTTCCCATGGGTGGCGTTCTTCACAAACAG gCATGTGAAAGCCGGAACTGAACTCACGTGGGATTACAGTTATGAAGCTGGAAGCATGCCAGAGATAGAGATTTCCTGTGAATGTGGAGTTCAGaagtgcaggaaaaaaaccttatAG
- the SETDB2 gene encoding histone-lysine N-methyltransferase SETDB2 isoform X5 has product MGICISGDLKSFWTQLGGRRVDAIFEQVQNVLLLLKERIKNGTATNQECWQAWALVNEANVGDLLTSTNVSDVFDRDGIQETKPKLQPLLTDDNTAKSVEGSQSRKKEMEKTGSGCKEASSKIQDLPSNLQYQNHKCSSACLVNRAAGFYKGENPLKIPVLFHFQRRHAKADCLSKSLDVNYKAPCGRSLRSFEDVQNYLFETECNFLFVDYFSFNTYVLLGRNTVNPEPLVFDSDISRGAESVPVSFCNDIDCARLPYFKYRRASWPRGYCLNNLSSMFIDSCGCTDGCIDRSKCACLQLTARGCSKTSLSPSKTSYGYSYKRLEQPVPSGIYECSVLCRCDKMMCQNRVVQHGIQVRLQVFNTEKKGWGVRCLDDIDKGTFVCTYSGRLMSRAEVQVLGDAGQELKEKNTVNNRGHGFFSKKRKLDTDCSGSVIKLVQTGKNDIPEKQGSLSQIVDNENKSTLVHPRNLSIDTARRPGTRTVILHNHQQKKEIDIMVHSATSDEDNSSQIHQSSKTKLTSGSKTGKEKSTQQQKEAHPMEVGRTESADVDSAECKRKNVSLQGADCGKSGVLDDVCVVRPSKNVPLKADCKKENHRQSKDPFCEEAGGDRMLLKNADEGNIYVLDATKEGNVGRFLNHSCSPNLFAQCVFVETHNRSFPWVAFFTNRHVKAGTELTWDYSYEAGSMPEIEISCECGVQKCRKKTL; this is encoded by the exons ATGGGAATTTGCATTTCAGGTGATTTGAAGAGCTTTTGGACACAGTTGGGAGGTAGAAGAGTGGATGCCATATTTGAGCAGGTGcaaaatgtgctgcttttgcTAAAGGAAAGGATCAAGAATGGAACTGCCACAAACCAAG AATGCTGGCAAGCTTGGGCACTGGTGAATGAAGCTAATGTAGGTGATCTCTTAACCTCGACAAATG TAAGTGATGTGTTTGACAGAGATGGCATCCAGGAGACCAAACCCAAATTGCAGCCTCTTCTTACAGATGACAACACTGCAAAGTCTGTAGAAGGTTCTCAAAG CAGAAAGAAGGAGATGGAAAAAACAGGTTCGGGGTGTAAAGAAGCATCTAGTAAAATTCAAGATTTACCTTCAAACCTGCAGTATCAGAACCACAAGTGCTCTAGTGCATGTCTTGTCAACAGAGCAGCAGGCTTCTACAAGGGTGAAAATCCTCTTAAGATACCGGTCCTGTTTCACTTCCAAAGACGCCACGCAAAAGCAGACTGCCTTTCCAAATCACTGGATGTGAATTACAAAGCTCCATGCGGTCGGAGTCTGAGAAGCTTTGAAGATgtacaaaattatttgtttgAAACTGAGTGCAATTTCTTATTTGTTGATTATTTCTCCTTCAACACTTACGTACTGTTGGGCAGGAACACCGTAAATCCAGAGCCCCTTGTGTTTGATTCTGATATTAGCCGTGGAGCCGAGTCTGTGCCCGTTTCCTTCTGCAACGATATTGACTGTGCAAGATTACCTTATTTCAAATATCGGAGGGCATCGTGGCCACGTGGATATTGCCTCAACAACTTATCCAGCATGTTTATTGATTCGTGTGGCTGCACAGATGGCTGCATTGATAG gTCAAAATGTGCATGCCTACAGCTAACTGCAAGAGGCTGTAGTAAAACTTCTTTATCTCCAAGTAAAACATCCTATGGATACAGTTACAAAAGACTAGAGCAACCTGTTCCTAGTGG AATTTATGAGTGTAGTGTGTTGTGCAGGTGTGACAAGATGATGTGTCAGAACAGAGTTGTACAGCATGGCATTCAAGTCAGGTTGCAAGTGTTCAACACGGAGAAGAAAGGCTGGGGCGTCCGCTGCCTAGATGATATCGACAAGGGGACTTTTGTCTGTACTTACTCAG gCAGATTAATGAGCAGAGCTGAAGTTCAAGTACTGGGGGATGCTGGTcaagagctgaaagaaaagaatactgTGAATAACAGAGGCCAtggctttttttccaaaaaaagaaaacttgacACTGATTGTTCAGGCTCTGTGATTAAACTAGTGCAGACTGGCAAAAATGACATTCCTGAGAAGCAAGGATCTTTGTCTCAGATTGTggataatgaaaataaatcaacCCT GGTTCATCCAAGGAATTTAAGCATTGACACTGCAAGAAGGCCTGGAACTAGAACAGTTATTCTTCATAATCACCAGCAAAAAAAG gaAATTGATATAATGGTGCATAGTGCCACCTCTGATGAAGATAATAGTTCTCAGATTCATCAgtcaagcaaaacaaaactaaccaGTGGatcaaagacaggaaaagaaa AATCCACTCAACAGCAGAAGGAAGCACATCCAATGGAAGTTGGACGGACTGAGTCTGCTGATGTGGACAGTGCagaatgcaaaagaaagaatgtGTCTCTGCAGGGTGCTGATTGTGGCAAGTCAGGTGTGCTGGATGACGTGTGTGTTGTGAGGCCATCCAAAAACGTACCACTAAAGGCTGActgcaaaaaggaaaatcacaggCAATCGAAAGACCCATTTTGTGAGGAGGCTGGTGGTGACAGGATGCTTCTGAAGAATGCTGATGAAGGAAATATTTATGTACTGGATGccacaaaagaaggaaatgtggGTCGTTTTCTTAAT CACAGCTGCTCCCCAAATCTATTTGCACAGTGCGTTTTCGTAGAAACTCACAACAGAAGCTTCCCATGGGTGGCGTTCTTCACAAACAG gCATGTGAAAGCCGGAACTGAACTCACGTGGGATTACAGTTATGAAGCTGGAAGCATGCCAGAGATAGAGATTTCCTGTGAATGTGGAGTTCAGaagtgcaggaaaaaaaccttatAG
- the SETDB2 gene encoding histone-lysine N-methyltransferase SETDB2 isoform X2 has protein sequence MEDKSDLKSFWTQLGGRRVDAIFEQVQNVLLLLKERIKNGTATNQECWQAWALVNEANVGDLLTSTNVSDVFDRDGIQETKPKLQPLLTDDNTAKSVEGSQSRKKEMEKTGSGCKEASSKIQDLPSNLQYQNHKCSSACLVNRAAGFYKGENPLKIPVLFHFQRRHAKADCLSKSLDVNYKAPCGRSLRSFEDVQNYLFETECNFLFVDYFSFNTYVLLGRNTVNPEPLVFDSDISRGAESVPVSFCNDIDCARLPYFKYRRASWPRGYCLNNLSSMFIDSCGCTDGCIDRTWVLLPMQPLEAISRSKCACLQLTARGCSKTSLSPSKTSYGYSYKRLEQPVPSGIYECSVLCRCDKMMCQNRVVQHGIQVRLQVFNTEKKGWGVRCLDDIDKGTFVCTYSGRLMSRAEVQVLGDAGQELKEKNTVNNRGHGFFSKKRKLDTDCSGSVIKLVQTGKNDIPEKQGSLSQIVDNENKSTLVHPRNLSIDTARRPGTRTVILHNHQQKKEIDIMVHSATSDEDNSSQIHQSSKTKLTSGSKTGKEKSTQQQKEAHPMEVGRTESADVDSAECKRKNVSLQGADCGKSGVLDDVCVVRPSKNVPLKADCKKENHRQSKDPFCEEAGGDRMLLKNADEGNIYVLDATKEGNVGRFLNHSCSPNLFAQCVFVETHNRSFPWVAFFTNRHVKAGTELTWDYSYEAGSMPEIEISCECGVQKCRKKTL, from the exons GTGATTTGAAGAGCTTTTGGACACAGTTGGGAGGTAGAAGAGTGGATGCCATATTTGAGCAGGTGcaaaatgtgctgcttttgcTAAAGGAAAGGATCAAGAATGGAACTGCCACAAACCAAG AATGCTGGCAAGCTTGGGCACTGGTGAATGAAGCTAATGTAGGTGATCTCTTAACCTCGACAAATG TAAGTGATGTGTTTGACAGAGATGGCATCCAGGAGACCAAACCCAAATTGCAGCCTCTTCTTACAGATGACAACACTGCAAAGTCTGTAGAAGGTTCTCAAAG CAGAAAGAAGGAGATGGAAAAAACAGGTTCGGGGTGTAAAGAAGCATCTAGTAAAATTCAAGATTTACCTTCAAACCTGCAGTATCAGAACCACAAGTGCTCTAGTGCATGTCTTGTCAACAGAGCAGCAGGCTTCTACAAGGGTGAAAATCCTCTTAAGATACCGGTCCTGTTTCACTTCCAAAGACGCCACGCAAAAGCAGACTGCCTTTCCAAATCACTGGATGTGAATTACAAAGCTCCATGCGGTCGGAGTCTGAGAAGCTTTGAAGATgtacaaaattatttgtttgAAACTGAGTGCAATTTCTTATTTGTTGATTATTTCTCCTTCAACACTTACGTACTGTTGGGCAGGAACACCGTAAATCCAGAGCCCCTTGTGTTTGATTCTGATATTAGCCGTGGAGCCGAGTCTGTGCCCGTTTCCTTCTGCAACGATATTGACTGTGCAAGATTACCTTATTTCAAATATCGGAGGGCATCGTGGCCACGTGGATATTGCCTCAACAACTTATCCAGCATGTTTATTGATTCGTGTGGCTGCACAGATGGCTGCATTGATAG AACTTGGGTGCTCCTACCCATGCAGCCCCTGGAGGCGATCAGCAG gTCAAAATGTGCATGCCTACAGCTAACTGCAAGAGGCTGTAGTAAAACTTCTTTATCTCCAAGTAAAACATCCTATGGATACAGTTACAAAAGACTAGAGCAACCTGTTCCTAGTGG AATTTATGAGTGTAGTGTGTTGTGCAGGTGTGACAAGATGATGTGTCAGAACAGAGTTGTACAGCATGGCATTCAAGTCAGGTTGCAAGTGTTCAACACGGAGAAGAAAGGCTGGGGCGTCCGCTGCCTAGATGATATCGACAAGGGGACTTTTGTCTGTACTTACTCAG gCAGATTAATGAGCAGAGCTGAAGTTCAAGTACTGGGGGATGCTGGTcaagagctgaaagaaaagaatactgTGAATAACAGAGGCCAtggctttttttccaaaaaaagaaaacttgacACTGATTGTTCAGGCTCTGTGATTAAACTAGTGCAGACTGGCAAAAATGACATTCCTGAGAAGCAAGGATCTTTGTCTCAGATTGTggataatgaaaataaatcaacCCT GGTTCATCCAAGGAATTTAAGCATTGACACTGCAAGAAGGCCTGGAACTAGAACAGTTATTCTTCATAATCACCAGCAAAAAAAG gaAATTGATATAATGGTGCATAGTGCCACCTCTGATGAAGATAATAGTTCTCAGATTCATCAgtcaagcaaaacaaaactaaccaGTGGatcaaagacaggaaaagaaa AATCCACTCAACAGCAGAAGGAAGCACATCCAATGGAAGTTGGACGGACTGAGTCTGCTGATGTGGACAGTGCagaatgcaaaagaaagaatgtGTCTCTGCAGGGTGCTGATTGTGGCAAGTCAGGTGTGCTGGATGACGTGTGTGTTGTGAGGCCATCCAAAAACGTACCACTAAAGGCTGActgcaaaaaggaaaatcacaggCAATCGAAAGACCCATTTTGTGAGGAGGCTGGTGGTGACAGGATGCTTCTGAAGAATGCTGATGAAGGAAATATTTATGTACTGGATGccacaaaagaaggaaatgtggGTCGTTTTCTTAAT CACAGCTGCTCCCCAAATCTATTTGCACAGTGCGTTTTCGTAGAAACTCACAACAGAAGCTTCCCATGGGTGGCGTTCTTCACAAACAG gCATGTGAAAGCCGGAACTGAACTCACGTGGGATTACAGTTATGAAGCTGGAAGCATGCCAGAGATAGAGATTTCCTGTGAATGTGGAGTTCAGaagtgcaggaaaaaaaccttatAG